Proteins from a genomic interval of Actinoalloteichus hymeniacidonis:
- the modB gene encoding molybdate ABC transporter permease subunit, whose amino-acid sequence MVGRSSRRTEIGGVPPLVLVPAVLAAFFLIGPLVGLVVAAPWAELPARLAGPEVLAALRLSVLCATAATVVCLLFGVPLAWVLARSEFPGRRLLRALVTLPLVLPPVVGGVALLLLLGRRGLLGEHLTAWFGVTIPFTTVAVVIAEAFVAMPFLVLSVEGALRGADRRFEEAAATLGASRWTTFRRVTLPSVAPGVLAGAVLCWARALGEFGATITFAGNLPGTTQTMPSAVYLALQSSPDAAVVLSLVLLAVCVLVLITLRERWVGGLR is encoded by the coding sequence ATGGTCGGGCGATCCTCGCGACGGACCGAGATCGGGGGCGTGCCCCCGCTGGTGCTGGTGCCCGCCGTGCTGGCCGCGTTCTTCCTGATCGGCCCGCTCGTCGGACTCGTGGTCGCGGCACCGTGGGCGGAACTGCCCGCCCGACTGGCCGGCCCGGAGGTATTGGCGGCGCTGCGGCTCTCGGTGCTCTGCGCGACCGCTGCCACCGTGGTGTGCCTGCTCTTCGGAGTGCCCCTGGCCTGGGTGCTGGCCCGATCGGAGTTCCCCGGCCGCAGGCTGCTGCGGGCGCTGGTGACGCTGCCATTGGTCTTGCCGCCGGTGGTCGGCGGCGTGGCACTGTTGTTGCTGCTCGGCCGTCGAGGCCTGCTCGGCGAGCACCTGACCGCCTGGTTCGGCGTGACGATCCCGTTCACCACCGTCGCGGTGGTGATCGCGGAGGCCTTCGTCGCGATGCCCTTCCTGGTGCTCTCGGTGGAAGGAGCGTTGCGTGGTGCCGACCGGCGATTCGAGGAGGCGGCCGCGACCCTGGGTGCGTCCCGATGGACGACCTTCCGGCGGGTCACCCTCCCGTCCGTCGCACCGGGCGTGTTGGCGGGGGCCGTCCTGTGCTGGGCACGTGCGCTGGGCGAGTTCGGTGCCACCATCACTTTCGCGGGCAACCTGCCCGGCACGACGCAGACCATGCCCTCCGCGGTGTACCTGGCGCTGCAGAGCAGCCCGGACGCCGCCGTGGTGCTCAGCCTCGTGCTGTTGGCGGTCTGCGTGTTGGTGCTGATCACGCTACGAGAGCGTTGGGTGGGGGGCCTGCGATGA
- the modA gene encoding molybdate ABC transporter substrate-binding protein, with the protein MTLASRRIALLLCALPLLACGTTGQQTGGGPEGASGELTIFAAASLTEGFTELGTRFEQANPGVTVRLSFAGSGALVHQLAEGAPADVLATADVPTMDRAVDAGVVAQDPVLFAANRLRIAVPPDNPADVEGLEDLAEAGNTVALCAAEVPCGAATAAVFDVAELTPAPDTEEQDVKAVLTKVVLGEADAGLVYRTDVGSAGETVVGIDFPESQDVVNDYPIALVEDAPQAGLAESFIEFVRSARGTEVLTELGFEAP; encoded by the coding sequence ATGACGCTTGCCTCGCGCCGAATCGCACTGCTGTTATGCGCGCTGCCGTTGTTGGCCTGTGGCACGACCGGCCAGCAGACAGGCGGTGGACCGGAGGGCGCTTCGGGAGAGCTGACGATCTTCGCCGCCGCGTCCCTGACCGAGGGCTTCACCGAGCTGGGCACCCGGTTCGAGCAGGCCAATCCCGGCGTCACCGTTCGGCTGAGCTTCGCGGGCAGCGGCGCGCTGGTCCACCAACTGGCGGAGGGCGCGCCAGCCGATGTGTTGGCCACCGCCGACGTGCCGACGATGGATCGGGCGGTGGATGCGGGTGTCGTGGCGCAGGACCCTGTCCTGTTCGCGGCGAACCGGCTTCGGATCGCGGTGCCACCGGACAACCCGGCAGATGTCGAGGGCCTCGAGGACCTGGCCGAAGCGGGCAACACCGTCGCGCTCTGCGCTGCGGAGGTGCCCTGTGGTGCCGCCACCGCCGCCGTCTTCGACGTCGCCGAACTCACCCCGGCACCCGATACCGAGGAGCAGGACGTCAAGGCCGTTCTGACCAAGGTCGTCCTCGGCGAGGCCGATGCGGGGTTGGTGTATCGCACCGACGTCGGATCGGCGGGCGAGACCGTCGTGGGCATCGACTTTCCCGAGTCCCAGGACGTAGTCAACGACTACCCGATCGCGCTCGTCGAGGATGCCCCGCAGGCCGGGCTCGCGGAATCCTTCATCGAGTTCGTTCGCTCGGCCAGAGGCACCGAGGTGCTGACCGAACTCGGCTTCGAAGCCCCGTGA
- a CDS encoding GNAT family N-acetyltransferase encodes MTDDGLTTRALTDADFDQFRDVAAGAFLTSDPELWEVNRALLEMDRTHGVFEGPELIGGGSILTRDLTLPGGVRQPVAAVTWVATALGHRRRGVLSTVMATQLTGLHEAGAEPIACLGASEGGIYRRFGYGVTTEWADTEVPGKSPFRPEVDLGEDRVRELPRDRAWALIGDLYERTAAETGWMSRTPSQWSLPLLDTPSVRAGGSALHFALHPQGYAIYRVHFGSDARGPRYRLTVIELVATTPVAHAALWRYLLDVDWVAEVRYPKCPVTDPISSLLADGRQAIRRHLDALWLRIVDVDRALAARHYSAPLDVVFEVVDRRCPWNEGRWRLSVDQAGTATVVATAEAADLTIGAAELGAIFLGSTRLSTLAAGGLVREHRAGAIAAASRSFLADPVPYCTVDF; translated from the coding sequence ATGACCGACGACGGACTGACCACGCGAGCGCTCACCGACGCCGACTTCGACCAGTTCCGCGACGTCGCGGCGGGGGCCTTCCTCACGTCCGACCCCGAACTGTGGGAGGTCAACAGGGCCCTGTTGGAGATGGACCGCACCCATGGGGTCTTCGAGGGACCGGAGTTGATCGGCGGCGGCAGCATCCTGACCAGGGATCTCACCCTTCCCGGCGGGGTGCGGCAGCCGGTGGCGGCGGTGACCTGGGTCGCCACCGCACTCGGACATCGTCGTCGTGGCGTTCTCAGCACGGTGATGGCGACCCAGTTGACCGGTCTCCACGAGGCGGGGGCCGAGCCGATCGCCTGCCTCGGAGCCTCGGAGGGCGGCATCTACCGCAGGTTCGGTTACGGCGTCACCACCGAATGGGCCGACACCGAGGTACCGGGCAAATCCCCGTTTCGCCCCGAGGTGGACCTGGGCGAAGATCGGGTTCGCGAACTGCCTCGAGATCGGGCCTGGGCGCTGATCGGCGATCTCTACGAACGGACCGCCGCCGAGACCGGCTGGATGTCCCGGACGCCATCGCAGTGGTCGTTGCCCCTGCTGGACACCCCGAGTGTCCGGGCGGGCGGCAGTGCCCTGCATTTCGCGCTGCACCCGCAGGGTTATGCGATCTATCGCGTGCACTTCGGCAGCGATGCGCGCGGTCCCCGATACCGGTTGACGGTCATCGAGCTGGTGGCCACCACACCCGTCGCCCATGCCGCGCTCTGGCGGTATCTGCTGGACGTGGACTGGGTCGCCGAGGTCCGTTATCCGAAGTGCCCGGTGACCGACCCGATCAGCTCGCTGCTCGCCGACGGCAGGCAGGCCATCCGCAGACACCTGGATGCACTGTGGCTCCGCATCGTCGATGTGGACCGCGCGCTGGCCGCCCGGCACTACTCGGCGCCCCTGGACGTGGTCTTCGAGGTGGTCGACCGTCGCTGCCCATGGAACGAGGGTCGGTGGCGGCTGTCGGTGGATCAGGCGGGCACCGCGACCGTGGTGGCCACCGCCGAGGCGGCCGACCTCACGATCGGCGCCGCCGAACTGGGGGCGATCTTCCTCGGGTCCACCCGGTTGAGCACCCTCGCCGCAGGCGGGCTGGTGCGGGAGCATCGTGCGGGGGCGATCGCCGCCGCCTCGCGTTCCTTCCTCGCCGATCCGGTGCCCTATTGCACCGTTGATTTCTGA